The Roseiconus lacunae nucleotide sequence TCAGGCCAGCGATATCCGCTTCGTTGATTAACTCGTGGTCGACCTCAGGAATCGGGTCTTGCCAGATTTGAGGCTCAGCCGCCCAGGGACCAAGACTTCTCGATGCCGGCCCCATGTCACGGTGAGTCAGCTTGTACCAAGCTTTTGCAAACGCTTTCTCAAATTCCTCGGGATGCTCGTGGAACCGTTTCGAGATTTCGCGATAGGCCGGATCCATCTTCAGAGCCAAGTCGGTCGTGAACATCATCGGTGCATGGGTCTTCCCATCAACATGCGCGTCCGGGACCAAGTTTTCCGCCGCCGGATCTTTTGGCTTCCATTGATGAGCACCGGCAGGACTCTTGGTCAACTCCCACTCAAACGTAAACAAGTTGTCAAAGTAGTCGTGTGACCATTCGGCCGGTGTCGAAGTCCAGGCACCTTCGAGGCCACTGGTGATCGTGTCCTCAGCATTCCCCTTTCCATACGTACTGATCCATCCCAAGCCCTGCGTTTCCAATCCAGCGGCTTCGGGCTCGGCGCCAACATTTCCGTCTGGCCCCGCCGCTCCGTGGGCTTTACCGAAGGTGTGTCCACCGGCGATCAACGCGACGGTCTCTTCGTCGTTCATTGCCATTCGACCAAACGTTTTGCGAATCGCTTCGGCCGCGGCCATTGGATCTGGTTTACCTTTAGGTCCTTCTGGGTTGACGTAAATCAATCCCATCTGGGTCGCGGCGAGTGGGTTTTCTAGATTGTCGTTCTCGCTGTCATAACGTTTACCGCCCAACCACTCGCTTTCCGGTCCCCAGTAGATGTCTTGTTGCGGTTCCCACACATCTTCTCGGCCGCCGGCAAAGCCCATGGTTTCAAACCCCATTGACTCTAGCGCGCAGTTACCGGCAAAGACCATCAAGTCAGCCCAAGAAATCTTGTTGCCGTACTTCTGCTTAATCGGCCAAAGCAACCGGCGTGCTTTGTCCAAGTTCGCGTTGTCGGGCCAACTGTTCAGAGGCGCGAATCGCTGGGTTCCGTAGCCTGCTCCGCCGCGGCCATCGGTCACCCGGTACGTTCCGGCGCTATGCCAAGCCATACGGATAAACAGCGGACCATAGTGTCCATAATCCGCCGGCCACCAATCTTGCGACGTCGTCATCAACTTCTCGACGTCCTTTTTTAACTCGTTCAAATCCAGCTTGCCGAACTCTTCGGCGTAATCAAAATCGGGGCCGAGAGGATTGCCCTTCACCGAATTCTGATGCAACACATTCAGATTCAGTTGGCTTGGCCACCAATCTCCATTGCCCATCGAACCTGCGGCAGTGTGCCGAGCCCCCGCGGGCGCATACTGATGAACTCCGCCGACCACAGGACACTGCGCCGCCGAGGAATTGGATCCGTGGGACTCAGCATGCGCCGATGTCGCTGCGTCCTGACTGAACGCTTGTGTGCTGGCGGACACCGCCAGGCAACTTGCGGCAACACAAGAGGTGGTGATCGCAAGTTTTCGAAGGGGAGCCGCGGCACGTCTGGGCTTGGGGGCGGATGCCAAGGCCATGATCATTCGATTCATTTTCGTCTCCGGGGGAAGGGTGGTTTTCACTTCAGACGCCGCAAGCCCCGTCACGATCTTTCCTAGCACAGATCACTCGGTGGACTCGACGCCCTCGCTGCCGTGGTACTGTAGGAGCCTAGGAACCAGACATCCAATGCATTGCCGTGATGCCATCCATGCACGCCATGCATAGATCAATTTGTCGATATTGACCGGAGAAAAGCCGTTTTCACGCCAAAACATGTCTCAATTTTGATTTGAAGCGATACACCAGTGCGGTAACACACCGGTACTCCGTCTCGATTGAGCGTTCGGATTCGGCGATTCAGCCGACGAACGCTCGCGGCTGATGGTGCTCGAAAACCGTGATGAACGCCCTTCGGGCAATCCTAATTCCGAAGGCCGAAGGAACTTTAGCCCTCGCCCTTGATCGGTGGCAACTTAAGATGTCCGGGTCGGTAGAGCGTGTTGTATGCACAGAAAGGAACCACGTGACCGCTTGGTAAAACATGGTGAGTGCAGCATTTCATCAATTGACGCACGTCAAAATTGTAGGCGTCCAGAAAGCTGGTGATCGTGATTCGAAACATGTCCCGCGCCGAAGCCTTGCCACGCAGCACCTTGGCAAAGAAACGTTGCAGCTTTTCGTCACGTGCCGAAGCAGGCGACACCGTAGATTGATCGAGGTCGCCGAACGTCATCACCGCATCTCCACAATCACAATCGCTTCCGCAGTGACTGGCCCGCGATAAGAACACGCGAACCAAGTCTTTGGCTTTCTCCGGCGTAAAACTGATCCCACCGGCGAGCAGATCCAGGTTGTCAGCGATCGGTGCGGCATCGGATAACGGGATGATCGAACGCCCGTCACGAGCGGCTAACATAATTTGATGACAATTGGGGTGCGCACACGGCAATGGGGCAAAGTCATGAGGATGAAACATGCCGCCTGACGCGTCAGCCAATCCGACGATGACATCGGGAAACGTCACACGGTGTTCCAAGTCGTCGGGGCTTAGATGTCGGCCACTATAGGTTGCCGGCTGCAAGCTAAGCCCGGTGACGTTAGAGCGTGACAAAGCGTCGGCGAGCAACGTCTCATAGAAGCCGGCGGGGAGTGGTGAAACCAGCGTGGCGACCAGGGTCACGTTTAATCCGGCATCTTCAAGCCGATCGAGGGCGCGACGCTTTTGTTCAATCAACTGCGTGCCTGAGACATCGCCGCGTAACCTTGTCGCAGTCTTAGCATCGCTGCCGTCGTACTGCAGATAGATTTCCAAGCGATCACGATGACGCGACAAACGCTGAACCAATTCCGCGTCTTTCGAAAAGCGAACACCGTTGGTATTGATCATCACATAATCGATCGGCCTGGCAAGCGCCTCCTCGACCACACGCTCGAACTCGGGATGCAACGTTGACTCACCACCGGAAAGTTGACAGACCTCGGCGCGTCCCTCGCATTCGACCAAGCGATCCAAGCACGCGACAATGTCG carries:
- the katG gene encoding catalase/peroxidase HPI gives rise to the protein MNRMIMALASAPKPRRAAAPLRKLAITTSCVAASCLAVSASTQAFSQDAATSAHAESHGSNSSAAQCPVVGGVHQYAPAGARHTAAGSMGNGDWWPSQLNLNVLHQNSVKGNPLGPDFDYAEEFGKLDLNELKKDVEKLMTTSQDWWPADYGHYGPLFIRMAWHSAGTYRVTDGRGGAGYGTQRFAPLNSWPDNANLDKARRLLWPIKQKYGNKISWADLMVFAGNCALESMGFETMGFAGGREDVWEPQQDIYWGPESEWLGGKRYDSENDNLENPLAATQMGLIYVNPEGPKGKPDPMAAAEAIRKTFGRMAMNDEETVALIAGGHTFGKAHGAAGPDGNVGAEPEAAGLETQGLGWISTYGKGNAEDTITSGLEGAWTSTPAEWSHDYFDNLFTFEWELTKSPAGAHQWKPKDPAAENLVPDAHVDGKTHAPMMFTTDLALKMDPAYREISKRFHEHPEEFEKAFAKAWYKLTHRDMGPASRSLGPWAAEPQIWQDPIPEVDHELINEADIAGLKGELLNSGLSVSQLVSTAWASASTFRGSDKRGGANGARIRLAPQKDWAVNQPEVLQRVLAKLEAIQQTFNESQQGNKKVSLADLIVLGGCAAIEQAAKDAGHDIEVPFQPGRTDATAEMTDAESFDVLEPKADGFRNFLGHHQDRPAEEMLVDRAQLLTLSAPEMTALVGGMRVLGTNVGYPDLGVFTETPGKLNNAFFVNLLDMNTEWKKSPVCEHFFQGRDRETGDVKWTASAVDLVFGSNSQLRAISEVYASQGGEQKFVDDFVAAWDKVMNLDRFDLR
- a CDS encoding radical SAM protein produces the protein MRPSEPSSASIDTPSDVHNQPAVPGGSRPDYSSYPDARPRASHVMVGSTESLCPECMEVVSAKIIVRGKRVYFRKRCPEHGVREDFVCSDVQWWDRGEGHTASVLPLVRGTSANKGCPHDCGLCEEHEQHTCIGLVELTDRCNLTCPMCFAGSSPAGSDHSFADIVACLDRLVECEGRAEVCQLSGGESTLHPEFERVVEEALARPIDYVMINTNGVRFSKDAELVQRLSRHRDRLEIYLQYDGSDAKTATRLRGDVSGTQLIEQKRRALDRLEDAGLNVTLVATLVSPLPAGFYETLLADALSRSNVTGLSLQPATYSGRHLSPDDLEHRVTFPDVIVGLADASGGMFHPHDFAPLPCAHPNCHQIMLAARDGRSIIPLSDAAPIADNLDLLAGGISFTPEKAKDLVRVFLSRASHCGSDCDCGDAVMTFGDLDQSTVSPASARDEKLQRFFAKVLRGKASARDMFRITITSFLDAYNFDVRQLMKCCTHHVLPSGHVVPFCAYNTLYRPGHLKLPPIKGEG